Within Halarchaeum grantii, the genomic segment GGACGGCGTAGCCGACGGCGACGGCGTACGTCACGGCGACGAGGCCGACGAGCGGGGCGACGGCGAGCGCGGGGAAAGCGAGGAGGGCGAGGAGACCGCAGGCGGCGGCGAGCCGAGCGAGGCCCTCGGGCGCCGTCCGCCAGCCGAGGTCGTCGAGCGTCGCGGCGAGGCCGTCGGGGGCGGGGACGGGCCAGTCCGGAAGTCGGGCGGCGGCACGGCCGAGCGCGTCGTCGATGGCGGGGAAGGGGCGGGTCACGAGACCACCGTGTTCGCGAACGCGTCCTCGCGCGCCGCGAGCGCGTCGCGGACGTCCGCCTCCGTCTCGCCGGGATGGGCGAGCGACTCGAGCAGCCGGCTCGGGCCATCAACGAGCCGGCGGGTCGGGGCGAGGCGCGTGCCGTCGAGGGCGTAGAGCGCGTGGAACGCCTCACCGGTGTACTCCTCGACGCTGACGACGCGGTGGACGCCGTCGACGAGTCCGGCGGTGACGACGAGGTCAGTCGCGGCGAACGCCGAGGGCTCGACGCCGAGGTCGGAGACGACGCGCTCGCGGACGGCGTCGCCGTTCTCGCCGTGGATGGTGCCGAGGACCGCGCTGACGTGTGCGCCGATACGCATCGCCTCGTAGAGCGTCCCGGCTTCGGTGCCCCGGACTTCGCCGACGACGAGTGCGCCCTCGCCGAGGCGGAGCGCGGTGCGCAGGGCGTCGTCGGGCGTGAGGCCGTCGCCGTCGAGGTCGGTCATGAGGCCCTGGACGTCGCGGCCGTCGCGCTGGAGTGCGGTGACCGGGAGTTCGGGGGTGTCCTCGACGACGACGGTGCGGACGTCGCGCGGGAGCTCGCGGAGGAGCGCGGCGAGGAGGGTGGTCTTCCCGGCGCCACGGGCGCCCGCGACGAGGCCGGCGGCACCGCGCTCGACGGCGAGCGAGCAGAGCGCGGCCGCCTCGGCGGGGAGCGAGCCGGCGGCGACGAGGCGGGCGAGCGTCCACGCGTCGTCGCCGTGTGCGCGGAACGCGAAGCCGGGTCCGTCGCTGGCGGGGCCGGTGACGCCGGCGACGCGGACGCGGCGGCCCGCGACGTCCTCGGCGACAGCGTCGAGCGTCGGGTCGGCGCTGGAGAACGCGCGGCCGCTCCCGGCGCGGAAGCGCGAGGCGAGCGCGGCGGCGCCCTCGGCGGTGAGCCGAACGTTCGTCCGGTGGCGCTCGCCCGCGCAGCGGACGTAGAGCGGCGTCGCGTCGGCGGGCGCGGGCGCGAAGACGTCAGTGACGCGCTCGTCGGCGAAGAGGTCGTCGAGGACGCCGTAGCCCTGCGTGTGCTTGCGGAGGACGCGCGCGAGCGACTGGACGCGCGCCGGGTCGTCGCAGACGGCGGCGACGGCGCGGTCGGCTCGGGGTTCGTCGCCGGCGACGAGTCGGTCGGTGGCGGCGTCGAGGACGCCGTAGTCGGCGTCGGTGAGCCGCGCCTCGGGCGGGTCGAGGTGGTAGACGGGGAGCGCGCCCGGCCGGTCGTAGCAGCGCACGGTCGTCTCGGTGGCGACGTCGCTCACGTCACGGAGCGCGGCGTCACCGGGCGGCGACGGATCGACGCGCGCGAGCGCGACGGCCGGCCCGACGTAGGCGGCGTAGGGATCGTCGACGGCGGCGGCGTCCGCGAGGCCGCTCTCGTCGAGGAGCGACGCGACGGGACCGACGCGGCCGGCGGCTTCGCGGGCGGCGGCGAGCGGGTCGCGGCGGGCGTGCGCGGCGAGCCCGGGGTCGGTGGCGGCGACCCGCGCGGCGAACGACCCGGCGGCGCCGAGGAGCGCGGCGGTCCGGTCGGCGTAGCGGCGTTCGAGGCCGGCGGATTCGACGCGGACGGTGTCGGTGCGCCGGCCGTCGAGGGCAGTGACGGCGGCCTCGCGGCAGTCGGGGGCCTCGGCGAGCGACCCACGGCCGGGGCAGTCGCTCGCGTCGATGCGGAGGGCGCCGTCGGCGTACGTCGGGACGCACGTACACGCCGGCGTGTCGGGGGCCGTGGTGGGGAGGAGGTCGCGGAGCGTCATGCGTCGCCGTGGGCGCGCCCTCACGTATAAACCCGCGCGCCGCGTTGCGCGGTCACGAGGACGGTCGGGCGGCCGTCGTAGCGGACGTAGCGGAGGCCGAGCGTCGCGCGGTCGGTGACGGCGAGGCCGGTGTCGTCGGGTGCGACGGTGCCGTTCGCGACGATGCGGACGTCGACGGGCAGAGGAGTAGTGTGCGTCCGAGTGCCGGCACGGACGACGAGGACGTCGGTCGTCGCGGCGTCACCGTGACCGGTCCCGACGAGGAGCGCCGCGCGCGCCGTCGTGACGTCGGCGGGCGGGACGGAGACGGTGACGGTGCGGGTCGCGGCGGGCGCACCGGGCGGTGCGGGCGTGCTCGCGGCGAGCGCGACGACGGCGTCACGGACGTCGTCGGCGGCGGTCTGGCCGGCGTGTGCGGCGTTACTCGCGCGTGCGTCCTCGACGGCGGGGGCGGCGGCGACGGTGAGGGCGGCGGCGAGCACGACGGCGAGCGCGACGCGGAGCGGCGTCACTTCCCGAGGAGACGTGCGAGGAACCCGGCGTCACGGCTATCGGCATTCTGCGCCGGTTCCGGCGTGGGGTCCGGGTCGGGGAGGTCGGGAATCGGGTGGGCGGCGGGCGGCCGCTCGGCGGCGGCGAGCGCGGCGTTCGCGCGGCGCTCGACCGACTCGTTCACCGCCTCAAAGTCGCCGACGTACCCCTGGAGGGCCTGCGTCGCCGCGTCGAGGTCGTCGAGGCGGCGTTCGACGGTGTCGAGGCGGTCGGCGAGCGCGGCGATGTCGTCGGCCGGGGTGTCGCCGCCGGGGTCGGTGTCGTGCGCGAGGCGTTCGACGGCGCGGAGGCGCGCGTCCAGCGACGCGACGTCGGGAGCGCGGGCGTCACGTCGGGTCTCGCGGTGGGCGGTTTCGGGGCGGGGTGTCTCGGGCGGCATGCGCCGGGGTGGGCCCGCGACCCTACAAGAAGGTTAGCCCCGGACGAGGCTGCCGCCGTCGAACTCGGTGGCGTCGAAGTCGATCTCCATGAGGTCGAGCATCGTCGGCGTCAGGTCGAAGAGGTTGGCCTCGTCGATGGAGACGCGGGGGTCGTCGGTGACGAGCGTCGCGTTCTCGAAGGAGTGCATGCCGTTACGCGGGCCCTTCTCGAATATCTCCTCGGACCCACGGAAGCCGGCCTTCAGGTCGAAGCCGTGGTTCGGGATGGCGACGAGGTCGGGCGCGATTTCGTCGTGCGCGCCCGCGAAGGCGTCCTCCTTCTCGACGACGCGCTCGACGACCGGTTCGCCGTCCGGGCCTTCGAGGGATTCGATGGCCGCCTTGAGTTCGTCGCGGACCTCGTGGTAGTCCTCCTCGGGGACGCTCCCGTCGGGTTCGCGCCCTTCGAGGTTGAGGTAGAAGCGCCCGGGGACGAAGGCGTACGCGCGGGTGTCGTTGTCGATATCGCCGAGGCTGTCGTGCTCGTCGGACTCGAAGGAGAGCCATCCCTCGTCCTCGAGCCACTGGTTGAGGTGGACTTCGTAGTCGAGCGTGGTGAAGCCGTGGTCGGAGGCGATGACGAAGGTGACGTCGTCGGGCGCGGCGTCGCGGAGCTTCCCGATGTACTCGTCGACCTGCCGGTAGAAGTCGAGGAACTCCTCCTTGTGCTCGCCGTCGCGCTGGTAGTCCTCGAAGAGGAAGTGGTTCACGCGGTCGGTGGTCATGAAGACCCCGAAGAAGAGGTCCCAGTCGTCTCCGGTGAGGTAGTGGTCGAAGGCCTCGTAGCGTTTGTCGAGGGTGCGGTGGGCGTCGTCGATGAACTCCGATTTGTCCTCCTTGTGGCCGAGTTTGGCGTTGACGTCGATGCGGTAGCCCTGCTCGTCGAGGTAGTCGGCGACGTCGCTCGGGTTGGAGGCCTTCTTCACGCCGGGGGAGAGGAACCCGGAGACCATCCGGTCGACGTTGCGCTGGGGCGGGAAGGTGACGGGGACGTTGAAGACGGACGCGGAGCGGTCGGCGTCGGTGACGCGGTCCCAGACCCGGGTCGCCTGCACGTCGCGGCCCATCGGAACGTAGGTGTCGTAGGTTCCTGTCTCGCGGTCCTGAAAGCCGTAGACGCCGGTCTTTCCGGGGTTGACGCCGGTGGTCAGGGAGGGCCAGCAGGCGCTCGATTCGGGGGGCACGATGCTCTCGATGGCGCCGCCGGCACCGTTCTCGGCGATCTCGGTGAGGTTCTCGAACACCCCGGGGTTGTCCGCGACGAGCGAGTACGGCACGCCGTCGATACCGATGAAGGCGACCCGTGGCCCGTCGTCACCACGGAGTCGGTCGAAGAGTCCCATACGGTTCCTTTCACCGAGCGCCATAAGAACCTTCGTTCGTGACGACGTTTCGCCTCTGCCTACGACTCGCGCCACACCGCTACCGGGGCACAGAACCCGTCGGCGCGTGTCGCGCCGGCCCCGGTGGCGTTACGCGTCCTCGCGGTCGCCGTCCTCGTCGGCGTCGGGATCGAAGTTCTCGGGGACGACGGTGAGGTGGTCGAGACCCGCCGTGGCGTGCTCCGTGGACATACGTGTTCGAAGGGCGGATACGGGCAAAAGATTACCCATACGCATAACGAATCGGTCGGGGCGGCGCGATTCCTACCGGTAATCGGGACGGGAGAAACGTGAGAGCGGGACCATACGGTTCGGCGTTTCTCGGCGGTCGTGCGTTCCGAGGACCGCCGGAGTCGTGTTACTCGCGGGTCACTTCGTTCCCCGCTCGCGAGCTCGTCCGACGCGCCGCGTCGGACTACTCGAAGTGCTCCTCGTAGAGGTCCTGGGCGTGTTCGATGGCGTCCTTGGCGGATCGGGCGTCCTCCCAGTCGCCGACGGAGACCTCCTTGCCCTCTTCGAGGTTCTTGTACGTCTCGAAGAACTCCGCGATCTCGGCCTTCTTCTGGTCGGTGAGGTCCTCGACGTCCTCGATGTGGTCGTAGCGCGGGTCCTCCTCGGGGACGGCGATGACCTTGTCGTCCTGCTCGCCGTCGTCGTCCATCTTCATGAGTGCGACGGGGCGAGCCTCGATGACGCACTCGGGGAACGTCTGGTCCTTCACGAGGACGAGGACGTCGAAGGGGTCCCCGTCGTCGTAGTAGGTCTGCGGCATGAAGCCGTAATCCGAGGGGTAGTGGACGTTGCTGTGGAGGACGCGGTCGAGCACCGTGCCCGGGATGTCCTTGTCGTACTCGTACTTGTTGCGTTCGCCCTTCAGGCACTCGACGACCGCGTAGACGGTGTCGGGCGCGTCGGGCCCGGTTTCGAGGTCTTCCCAGAGATTGACCATGGCGGTTCTGTCTGTGTCGGACGCCGTAAAGGGCCTTTCGGGTTACAGAGCCATGATAAAACTTCCCGTTCGCTTGAGAAGCGTTTAAATACACTGCATGTCATTAAATTAGGTATGTCAGAGGCACAACCCACGGTGCGCACCGTCGCCCGTGATCTGACAGCGTTCCAGAAGAACATCCTCGTAGTCCTCGCGGAAGAACCGCGATACGGGCTCGCCGTCAAGCGCGAGCTCGAGGACTATTACGACGAGGAGGTCAACCACGGGCGGCTCTACCCGAACCTCGACGACCTCGTCAACAAGGGGCTCGTCGAGAAGAGCGAACTCGACAAGCGCACCAACCAGTACGCGCTGACCGACGACGGCCTCGAGGCCGTCCTCGACGACCTCTCGTGGGCGCTCGGGAAGTTCATCGTGAACGACGAGCGCGCCGCGACGGTCCGCGACGTCGTCGCCGAGAACCAGTAACGTATCGACGCGTGGACGACGCCGGGGCCGTCGTCTACGTCGGCAGTTCTTTTCCGGCCGCTTCGAACGCGTAGCGAAGCGACTCCGTGACGGCGTCGCGCTGGTCCGCGCTCGGCCACGCGTTGCGCACGAAGTAGTCCTCGCGGAACTCCGCGAGTTCCTCGGCGGTGAGTTCCTCGACGGCTTTCGCGTAGTGGTTGCTCGCGAACGCCGCGAGCGCCGTCGCCGTCTCGCCGTGGAGGCTCCCGTGGGCCTCGTGGACGCGCCGGGCGATCTCGCGGTTGTGCTCGGCGACGTCGTCCCAGCGCTCGGGGTCGCCGGGGCCGCCGAGCGGTCGCTCGACGGCGTCCGTGGGGTCGACGGCGTCCATGCGGATCGTCCCGGAGTCGTCGAGCCACGACTCGGGGTAGCAGACGAGCGTGACGTGGCCGTCGTCCTCGCGCTCGCGCGCGACGTAGCCGTGTTCGCCGAGGAGGGTTGCGCGCTCCTCGCGGTAGACGCTCGCTTCGTCCTCGTCGGTCGCGCGGCGCGCGAGCCGAGTGAGCCGTTCGGCCTCCTCGACCGTGTCGTCCGGCAGGTCAAGCATCGTCGAGTGCATCGTTGGCGAGTTCGTCCGCGCGCTCGTTCACTTCGCGCGGGACGTGCGTTATCGACCAGTCGTCGAACTCGGACAGGAGCTCGCGGGCGCGAACGCGGCGCTCGCGGAGGTCGGGGTCGTTCGTGTCCCACTCGCCGGTCACCTGCTTGGCGACGAGTTGGGAGTCACCGCGCAGTTCGATCTCGTCGAAGCCGAAGTCGACGGCGGCTTCGAGGACGGCGAGGAGGGCCTCGTACTCCGCGCGGTTGTTCGTCATCGTCCCGATGGTCGCGCCGCCCTCGGCGACGATGCCGTCCCCGGGCGAGACGAGCACCCAGCCGACGGCGGCCGGCCCCGGGTTCCCGCGCGACGCGCCGTCGAAGTAGCCGTGAACGCGCCCGCCGTGCTCCTCGATGACGGCGAGGGCGTCCATCGGGCTCGCGCCCTGCACGACCACTTGGTCGTCGTAGGCGACGACGGTGGCGTCGCCGACGGTGGCGCGCCAGCGCTCGTGCTCGGTGTTCCCCTCGGTGACGTCCGCGTCCGCCGCGTCGAGGCGCTCGCGGGCGACGTCGGGGTCGCAGTCGATGACCGGCATTCGGTGTATCGTGGGGCGGCGGCGAGTAAATGGGTTGTCGTTCGGTGCGAGGCCGAGCGTAGCGAGGCCTCGATACGGCGAGCGGCGAAGCCGTGAGTCACGCGGCAACCGAACGAACGTGAGGGCGCCGCACCCAGAGCGAGCGGCGAAGCCGCGAGCCGCGCGGCAGCCGGGCGCCATCGGGGGGGGACGCACCCGGAGTCCAACGAAGAGCGAGCGTCGCGCTCGCGGCGGTCCGAAGGGGTTTTGCTCGCCCGGAGTGATACCCCGAGGCATGAACTCCCCGTGGGCCGACTGGGATCACGTTCTCAAGGTCGACCCGGACAAGGACCTCGTGGACGACGAGACGTTCGACGACGTCTGCGAGACCGGGACGGACGCCATCGAGATCGGCGGGACGCTCGACGTGACGAGCGACAAGATGCGGCGCGTCATCGACGCCTGCCGGACGCACGACGTCCCGCTCTATCAGGAGCCGTCGAACCCGGCGGTGGTCGTGGACGACGACGCCCTCGACGGCTATCTCGTCCCGGTGGTGTTGAACGCGGGCGACGTGGCGTGGGTGACGGGCGCGCACAAGGAGTGGGTCCGCATCGACACCATCGACTGGTCGCGCACGACGACGGAGGCCTACATCGTGTTGAACGAGGAGGCGTCGGTCGCGGAGTTGACGGACGCGGACTGCGAGCAGACGGCGGATGACGTCGCGGCATATGCGAAAGTCGCCGAGCGGATGCTCGGACAGGAGGTCGTCTACGTGGAGTACTCGGGGACGCTGGGCGACCCGGAGAAGGTCGCGGCCGCCCACGACGCTCTGGAGGAGGCGACGCTGTTCTACGGCGGCGGCGTCCACGACTACGACGACGCCTACCTGATGGGCCAGCGCTCGGACGTCGTCGTCGTCGGCGACCTCCTGCACGACGAGGGCGTGGAGGCGGTCCGCGAGACGGTGGAGGGCGCGCGCGACGGCAAAGCGGAGCAGTAGCCCGTCGGGCGCCGAGCGTCGCGGGTGCGCGACGGCCTCGCACACGCGCGGCGAAAGGCCGCAATTTAAGCGCGGGACGCCGGTAGTGGCGCGCATGGAGAACCGAACGTACACGGCCGACGCCGAGCCGGGCGACCACGTGACGGTCGCGGGCTGGGTGCACGAGGTCCGTGACCTCGGCGGCATCGCTTTCCTCATCCTCCGGGACACCTCCGGGAAGATCCAGGTGAAGTTCGAGAAGGACGAGATGGACGAGGAGCTCGTGGAGACGGGCCTCGGCGTCCACCGCGAGTCCGTCATCGCGGTGACGGGCGACGTCGAGGAGGAGGACCGCGCGCCCACGGGCGTCGAGATGCTCCCCGAGTCGGTGGACGTCCTGAACGAGGCGGACGCGGAGCTCCCGCTCGACCCCTCCGGGAAGGTCGACGCCGACCTCTCGACGCGCCTCGACAACCGCACGCTCGACCTCCGCAAGGAGGAGGTGCAGGCGGTCTTCGAGATCCGCGCGGAGATCCTGCGCGCGGTTCGCGACTACTTCCGCAGCATCGGGAGCACGGAGATCAACACGCCGAAGATCGTCGCCACGGGGACCGAGGGCGGCACGGAGCTCTTCCCGATCACGTACTTCGGCGAGGAGGCGTTCATGAACCAGAGCCCGCAGCTCTTCAAGCAGCTGATGGTCGGGAGCGGGCTGGAGCGCGTCTTCGAGGTCGGGCCCATCTTCCGCGCGGAGGAGCACAACACGCCCCGCCACCTGAACGAGGCGACGATGATCGACTTCGAGTCCGCGTTCATCGACCACGAGGAGGCGATGGACGTCTGTGAGGGCACCCTGAAGGCGGCCTACGAGGCCGTCGAGGAGAACTGCGCGGCGGAGCTCGAACTCCTCGGCTACGACGACTTCGCGTCGCCGGACGACGACTTCCCGCGTCTCACCTACGAGGAGGCCATCGAGCGCATCAACGCGACGGGCGAGCTCGACGAGCAGCTCGTCTGGGGCGACGACCTCTCGACGGAGGCCGAGCGCGCGCTCGGCGACGACGTCGGCGGGCACTACTTCATCACGGACTGGCCCTCCGAGATCAAGCCCTTCTACATCCAGGACTACGAGGACGACCCGGAGCTCTCGAAGGGCTTCGACCTGATGCATCCGCGCATGGAGCTCGTCTCCGGCGGACAGCGCGAGCACCGCTACGACGCGCTCGTCGAGGGGTTCCGCCAGCAGGGCCTCGACCCCGACCAGTTCGACTACTACACGAAGATGTTCAAGTACGGGATGCCGCCCCACGCGGGGTGGGCGTACGGCGTCGAGCGCCTCGTGATGACGATGCTCGACCTCGACAACATCCGGGAAGCGGTCCTCTTCCCGCGAGACCGACAGCGCCTGTCGCCGTAAGGCGACGGCGCTGTTCGGCGAGTGGGAGCAAGGAGTGAAGCGAAGCGGAACGACTGAGTTCCCGCGTGATCGGGAGCGGCTCTCGCCATAGGCGAGAACGCTGACGAGCGAGTGAGGCACGCGGAGCGTGTCTCACGTGATTGGCAGCGTCTGAGCCCGTAAGGGGAAGACTTTCCGGACGGGGAAGACGCGCCAGCGTCGTCCGTGATCGGCAACGGCTCTCGCCGTAGGCGAGAACGTCGACGAGCCAGTAGGGACACGCCGCACGTCGCGCGGTGTCGCCGTACCGTTTCGCCGACCGCGTGGGCGCGGACGACTGCTTCTCGAATCGTTTAACCGCGACGGTGCGGAAGGGTGGCGCAATGAGTGACGAGGCGACGGCGTTCGTCCCCGGGCACGTGACGGGGTTCTTCTCCGTACACCGCGCGGCGACGCCCGCGAAGGCGGGGTCGCGGGGCGGGGGGCTGACGCTGACGGACGGCGTGGACGTCCGCGTCGAGCGGGCGGACGAGCGACGGGTGACGCTGAACGGCCGGGAGACGTCCGTGCCGGCGGTCGAGTACGTCCTCGATGCGCTGGACGTGACGGCGGCGGTCGCGGCGGAGACGGCGCTCCCGGTCGGCGCGGGGTTCGGCGTCTCGGGCGGGATGGCGCTCGGGACGGCGCTCGCGGCGAACGAGGTGTTCGGCGCGGCGCGCACGGAGAACGACCTCGTGCGGGTCGCACACGAGGGCGAGGTGGAGGCCGGGACGGGGCTGGGCGACGTCGTCGCGCAGGCGCGCGGCGGCGTGCCGCTGCGTCTCGACCCGGGCGCGCCGCCGCACGGCGAGCTCGACGGCGTGCCGGCGGCCGCGCGCGTCGAGTACGTCTCGCTGGGCGAGCTCTCGACGGCGGACGTGCTCGAGGGGTCGACGGCGCGCCTCTCGACGGCGGGCGTACAGGCCCTCGAGGAGGTCCGCGAGGAGCCGACGCTCGCGACGTTCGTCGAGCGCTCGCGCTGGTTCGCGGAGCAGGCGGGCTTGCTGACGGACGAGGTGTCGGGCATCGTCGACGACGTCGTGGAGGCGGGTGGCGAGGCGTCGATGGCGATGCTCGGCCACACGGTGTTCGCGCTCGGGCACGGCCTGACGGACGCGGGCTACGACGCGGCGGCGACGCGCGTCCACCCGGGTGGTGCGGGGTTGACTGCGGCGGACGGAGCGAACGGTGCAGGCGAGCGCGGCGAGTAGGTTGACTACGGGCGTGGAGACGCGGCGTTTTTGGCGCGAGCGCGTCGAGTGAGGGTATGAGCGACGAGGTCGAGGTCCCGGAGGACCACCCGCGGTATCAGTCACTGCTGACGCGCCACCGCATCGAGGCGGGCGTGGAGAAGGGGATCACGAGCCAGCAGGGGTTGATCGCGGAGGGGCGCGGCGAGGCCTTCGATTACCTGCTGGGCGAGGAGACGATTCCGAGCGCCGAGGAGGCCGAGCGGGTCGCGGCGGCCCACTTCCTGCTCGCGGAGCACCCGGTCATCAGCGTGAACGGGAACGTCGCGGCGCTCGTGCCCGAGGCGGTCGTCGACCTCGCCGAGGCGACGGGCGCGGACGTCGAGGTGAACCTCTTCGGGCGGACGGAGGAGCGGGTGCGGGCGATCGCCGAGCACTTGCGCGAGCACGGCGCAGAGGACGTGAAGGGCGTGACGGCGGACGCGCGCATCCCCGGCCTGTCGCACGAGCGCGCGAAGGTGGATTCCGACGGCATCTACGACGCGGACGTGGTGCTCGTGCCGCTGGAGGACGGCGACCGCGCGGAGGCGCTCGGGGAGATGGGGAAGACGGAGGTCGTGATCGACCTGAACCCGCTCTCGCGGAGCGCGCAGACGGCGACGGTGCCGATCATCGACAACGTCGTGCGCGCGGTTCCGAACATCGCGGCGCAGGCCCGCGACCTCCGGGGGGCGTCCCGGGAGGAACTGGAGGCGATCGTGGAGGGGTTCGACCGCGAGGCCGCCTTAGCGGCGGCGGAGCGTCGCTTGCGTGAGGGGTCGCTCGACCGCGACGGGGAGGCGGGACGCGACGGAGCGGAGTGAGTCGCGGGCGAGACGGTGTGTGCGGTGGACGAGCACGCTGGTTGCGGGATACCGTCGCACACCGCAACCGCTAAGTTGTTTTAGGCCAGCCTAAAAGATATGCGTCGGAGCAGCATCCGGGAGGTGGCGTAGATGGTCGGACGGACGCTCGACGAGATACGGCAGCGTCTCGACGGGCACGCGACCCGCGACGGGCGCTACTATCTCGCGTGCGCCCGGACCGGCGAGCGCCCCGTACCGTCGGGCGACCGGCGCTTCCCCGACCGGGAGAGCGCCGCGCGCGCCGCCGACCTCGTCGACGCCTACCGCGACGAGCTCCGCCAGTACGATCCGCGACTCCCGCACTACGACGTCATCGTCCGCGAGCTCCCCGCGCCGGCGGCCGAGCGCGACGTCGTCGCGCCCGCGTCACCCTCGCGGAGCGAGTTCTGTCACGAGGTCGCGGCCGCCGTCTTCGAGACGCTCTCCGGGGGTGGGTTTCGCGACGCCGAGCGCGCCGTCATGGACGCCTACCTCGACGCCGCCGAGACCGTCACCGACCCGGACGACCTCTGTCTGCTCCTCCTGCGAAGCATGGGCGCGGTGCTGGACGCGACGCTCGATGACCACGAACAGGAGGTCGTGCTGAACCGCGCGGCCGGCCGACTCACACCAACCGGCGGGCGTGACGACGCCCTCGTGAGTAGCCTCACGAGCGTCGCGGACGCCGGG encodes:
- a CDS encoding ATPase, T2SS/T4P/T4SS family, with the protein product MTLRDLLPTTAPDTPACTCVPTYADGALRIDASDCPGRGSLAEAPDCREAAVTALDGRRTDTVRVESAGLERRYADRTAALLGAAGSFAARVAATDPGLAAHARRDPLAAAREAAGRVGPVASLLDESGLADAAAVDDPYAAYVGPAVALARVDPSPPGDAALRDVSDVATETTVRCYDRPGALPVYHLDPPEARLTDADYGVLDAATDRLVAGDEPRADRAVAAVCDDPARVQSLARVLRKHTQGYGVLDDLFADERVTDVFAPAPADATPLYVRCAGERHRTNVRLTAEGAAALASRFRAGSGRAFSSADPTLDAVAEDVAGRRVRVAGVTGPASDGPGFAFRAHGDDAWTLARLVAAGSLPAEAAALCSLAVERGAAGLVAGARGAGKTTLLAALLRELPRDVRTVVVEDTPELPVTALQRDGRDVQGLMTDLDGDGLTPDDALRTALRLGEGALVVGEVRGTEAGTLYEAMRIGAHVSAVLGTIHGENGDAVRERVVSDLGVEPSAFAATDLVVTAGLVDGVHRVVSVEEYTGEAFHALYALDGTRLAPTRRLVDGPSRLLESLAHPGETEADVRDALAAREDAFANTVVS
- a CDS encoding DUF7311 family protein, with product MTPLRVALAVVLAAALTVAAAPAVEDARASNAAHAGQTAADDVRDAVVALAASTPAPPGAPAATRTVTVSVPPADVTTARAALLVGTGHGDAATTDVLVVRAGTRTHTTPLPVDVRIVANGTVAPDDTGLAVTDRATLGLRYVRYDGRPTVLVTAQRGARVYT
- a CDS encoding DUF7310 family coiled-coil domain-containing protein, with translation MPPETPRPETAHRETRRDARAPDVASLDARLRAVERLAHDTDPGGDTPADDIAALADRLDTVERRLDDLDAATQALQGYVGDFEAVNESVERRANAALAAAERPPAAHPIPDLPDPDPTPEPAQNADSRDAGFLARLLGK
- a CDS encoding alkaline phosphatase family protein, which produces MGLFDRLRGDDGPRVAFIGIDGVPYSLVADNPGVFENLTEIAENGAGGAIESIVPPESSACWPSLTTGVNPGKTGVYGFQDRETGTYDTYVPMGRDVQATRVWDRVTDADRSASVFNVPVTFPPQRNVDRMVSGFLSPGVKKASNPSDVADYLDEQGYRIDVNAKLGHKEDKSEFIDDAHRTLDKRYEAFDHYLTGDDWDLFFGVFMTTDRVNHFLFEDYQRDGEHKEEFLDFYRQVDEYIGKLRDAAPDDVTFVIASDHGFTTLDYEVHLNQWLEDEGWLSFESDEHDSLGDIDNDTRAYAFVPGRFYLNLEGREPDGSVPEEDYHEVRDELKAAIESLEGPDGEPVVERVVEKEDAFAGAHDEIAPDLVAIPNHGFDLKAGFRGSEEIFEKGPRNGMHSFENATLVTDDPRVSIDEANLFDLTPTMLDLMEIDFDATEFDGGSLVRG
- a CDS encoding inorganic diphosphatase: MVNLWEDLETGPDAPDTVYAVVECLKGERNKYEYDKDIPGTVLDRVLHSNVHYPSDYGFMPQTYYDDGDPFDVLVLVKDQTFPECVIEARPVALMKMDDDGEQDDKVIAVPEEDPRYDHIEDVEDLTDQKKAEIAEFFETYKNLEEGKEVSVGDWEDARSAKDAIEHAQDLYEEHFE
- a CDS encoding PadR family transcriptional regulator; translation: MSEAQPTVRTVARDLTAFQKNILVVLAEEPRYGLAVKRELEDYYDEEVNHGRLYPNLDDLVNKGLVEKSELDKRTNQYALTDDGLEAVLDDLSWALGKFIVNDERAATVRDVVAENQ
- a CDS encoding DUF7108 family protein; the encoded protein is MHSTMLDLPDDTVEEAERLTRLARRATDEDEASVYREERATLLGEHGYVAREREDDGHVTLVCYPESWLDDSGTIRMDAVDPTDAVERPLGGPGDPERWDDVAEHNREIARRVHEAHGSLHGETATALAAFASNHYAKAVEELTAEELAEFREDYFVRNAWPSADQRDAVTESLRYAFEAAGKELPT
- the rnhA gene encoding ribonuclease HI; translation: MPVIDCDPDVARERLDAADADVTEGNTEHERWRATVGDATVVAYDDQVVVQGASPMDALAVIEEHGGRVHGYFDGASRGNPGPAAVGWVLVSPGDGIVAEGGATIGTMTNNRAEYEALLAVLEAAVDFGFDEIELRGDSQLVAKQVTGEWDTNDPDLRERRVRARELLSEFDDWSITHVPREVNERADELANDALDDA
- a CDS encoding phosphoglycerol geranylgeranyltransferase is translated as MNSPWADWDHVLKVDPDKDLVDDETFDDVCETGTDAIEIGGTLDVTSDKMRRVIDACRTHDVPLYQEPSNPAVVVDDDALDGYLVPVVLNAGDVAWVTGAHKEWVRIDTIDWSRTTTEAYIVLNEEASVAELTDADCEQTADDVAAYAKVAERMLGQEVVYVEYSGTLGDPEKVAAAHDALEEATLFYGGGVHDYDDAYLMGQRSDVVVVGDLLHDEGVEAVRETVEGARDGKAEQ
- the aspS gene encoding aspartate--tRNA(Asn) ligase, producing MENRTYTADAEPGDHVTVAGWVHEVRDLGGIAFLILRDTSGKIQVKFEKDEMDEELVETGLGVHRESVIAVTGDVEEEDRAPTGVEMLPESVDVLNEADAELPLDPSGKVDADLSTRLDNRTLDLRKEEVQAVFEIRAEILRAVRDYFRSIGSTEINTPKIVATGTEGGTELFPITYFGEEAFMNQSPQLFKQLMVGSGLERVFEVGPIFRAEEHNTPRHLNEATMIDFESAFIDHEEAMDVCEGTLKAAYEAVEENCAAELELLGYDDFASPDDDFPRLTYEEAIERINATGELDEQLVWGDDLSTEAERALGDDVGGHYFITDWPSEIKPFYIQDYEDDPELSKGFDLMHPRMELVSGGQREHRYDALVEGFRQQGLDPDQFDYYTKMFKYGMPPHAGWAYGVERLVMTMLDLDNIREAVLFPRDRQRLSP
- a CDS encoding pantoate kinase; translation: MSDEATAFVPGHVTGFFSVHRAATPAKAGSRGGGLTLTDGVDVRVERADERRVTLNGRETSVPAVEYVLDALDVTAAVAAETALPVGAGFGVSGGMALGTALAANEVFGAARTENDLVRVAHEGEVEAGTGLGDVVAQARGGVPLRLDPGAPPHGELDGVPAAARVEYVSLGELSTADVLEGSTARLSTAGVQALEEVREEPTLATFVERSRWFAEQAGLLTDEVSGIVDDVVEAGGEASMAMLGHTVFALGHGLTDAGYDAAATRVHPGGAGLTAADGANGAGERGE